A part of Pseudomonadales bacterium genomic DNA contains:
- a CDS encoding Na/Pi cotransporter family protein, with amino-acid sequence MENIHILMAGLTAIILFVFGLEHFSKEIERITGEQFRKSISKATRLPIIGVVIGALVTAVIQSSSATSVITISLVNAGVLSFKNSVGIIFGANIGTTITAQLVAFKLTAFAPAFIILGFFLSLLRSRYSVFGKAVFYFGFVFFSLNLIASSLEPLQNNPALIELLTQPQNPLLAILIGCLFTSVVQSSSVTTGLAIIFTQQGILGLENAVPLIMGANIGTTATALIAMFNMDAAAKKTALSHFLFNAGGVLLFLPVLLLYGNRLSTLHMEPAIALANIHLVFNVVTSVIFILLVTPFTRLVDWIMGEGKMDFERLKLPVMNDEETFDTIKDNLNDQSHQLLKFLEENYNLVTLSLETNYRGIYEAAGKRLEYTDFVKKEYMSYFSKLATQTHGMENTREFTRLINQFDYLFQIHDSIDDLHHTKKVISEHYVELKSDVLLIIRELSSQTLALFDDLSKGLSGERTLDINALSKTMQDHLNDSHKAFLALMADPQRKDAGALTNFITYSQRLKDKLINYANIKNQTA; translated from the coding sequence ATGGAAAATATTCACATTTTGATGGCAGGCCTGACGGCAATTATTCTGTTTGTTTTCGGACTGGAGCACTTTTCGAAGGAAATCGAACGAATTACCGGAGAGCAGTTTCGCAAATCCATCAGCAAGGCAACTCGACTACCGATTATAGGCGTTGTTATTGGCGCTCTGGTAACGGCCGTTATTCAATCAAGCTCGGCCACATCTGTGATTACCATTAGCTTGGTGAATGCTGGTGTTCTGTCTTTCAAGAACAGTGTTGGTATTATTTTCGGCGCCAATATCGGTACGACGATCACTGCACAGCTGGTGGCATTCAAGCTCACGGCATTTGCTCCGGCCTTTATTATTCTGGGGTTTTTTCTGTCGCTGCTTCGCTCGCGCTATTCCGTGTTTGGCAAGGCGGTGTTCTATTTCGGGTTTGTGTTTTTCAGTCTTAATTTGATTGCGTCTTCGCTGGAACCACTGCAAAACAATCCGGCACTGATCGAATTGTTAACACAACCGCAAAATCCTCTGTTGGCCATTCTGATTGGCTGCCTGTTTACCTCTGTTGTGCAATCCAGTTCTGTAACCACCGGGCTGGCGATTATTTTCACCCAACAGGGGATTCTGGGGCTGGAAAATGCTGTGCCGCTGATTATGGGCGCCAATATCGGCACCACTGCCACGGCATTGATTGCCATGTTCAATATGGATGCTGCAGCCAAGAAAACAGCCCTGAGCCACTTCCTGTTCAATGCTGGCGGGGTGCTGCTTTTTTTGCCGGTACTACTGCTTTACGGCAACAGACTGAGCACGCTGCACATGGAGCCCGCTATTGCGCTCGCCAATATCCATCTTGTCTTTAATGTGGTGACTTCGGTTATTTTTATTCTTCTGGTAACGCCATTCACCCGGCTGGTGGACTGGATAATGGGCGAAGGGAAAATGGACTTCGAACGTTTAAAACTGCCTGTAATGAACGACGAGGAAACGTTCGACACTATTAAGGACAACCTTAATGATCAATCCCATCAGCTGCTTAAATTTCTGGAGGAGAACTACAATCTGGTCACCTTGAGTCTGGAAACCAATTACCGGGGTATTTACGAGGCTGCGGGGAAACGCCTTGAATACACGGATTTCGTCAAAAAGGAATATATGAGCTATTTCTCAAAACTGGCAACGCAGACTCATGGTATGGAGAATACCCGCGAGTTTACACGGTTGATTAATCAGTTCGATTACCTGTTTCAGATTCACGATTCGATCGACGATCTTCACCACACAAAGAAAGTGATTTCTGAGCATTACGTTGAACTCAAGAGCGATGTTCTGCTTATTATCCGAGAGCTGTCGAGCCAAACTCTGGCGCTGTTCGACGATTTATCGAAAGGTTTAAGCGGTGAAAGGACGCTGGATATTAATGCCCTGTCAAAAACCATGCAGGATCATCTCAATGACAGTCATAAGGCGTTTCTCGCTCTCATGGCGGACCCGCAGCGCAAGGATGCCGGTGCCTTGACCAACTTCATCACTTATTCCCAGCGGCTGAAAGACAAGCTGATCAATTATGCCAATATCAAAAACCAAACGGCCTGA